The Bacteroidota bacterium nucleotide sequence ATCGCTGGTTGAGTATAAAACCATTAAAAGTACAGCGAGAATTTTACTTTTTGATTTTAAACTCAAGTTTCGCATAATAATTCTGTGTGCTAACATATTTGTTATCTGACTGTTATATTATGTATTTTTTCTTAGTGCAACTTTGTGCCTTGGTGTCTTTGTGGCAAGATATTGATAATTAGCCACGAAGGCTCTAAGACACGAAGAATCACAAAGTATGAAACAATTCATTATGGAATTATTATACTATTGATTTTCTTTATGTTATCATAACTCGACATTTAATAAGTTTCAGAATGTCAATTTTTTATATTCAAATGCGAAACTTGAGTTTTAAATAAATTTTTCCCTGTATTTAGATTTTATTTCATTTACAACATGTTTTATATCTTGTTCGTCAGATTTATTTGCAACCAAAATAATATCATCAGATTCAACAATAATCAGATTTTCAACATTGTTAACAGCAATTAATTTATTATTAGAAACATTAATAATACAATCTTTTGTGTTTCTTGTAAAAACATATTTTCCTTTAATAGCATTATTATTTTTATCTTTTTCAACAAATTCAAATAATGAGTTCCATGTTCCAATATCTGACCAACCGAAGTTCCCATGTGTAACATAAACATTATTTGCCTTTTCCATAATGCCATAATCAATAGAAATAGTAGGGCAGGAGTTATATGCATTTTTTATAAAGTCATTTTCTTTAGTTGTAAAATATACATTTTCCTCGGAATTAAAACAGCTACTTACTTCATGTAAATTTTCTTCAAATGCTTTTGTAATACTATTTACACTCCAAATAAAAATCCCTGCATTCCATGAAAATTCACCGCTATTAACAAATTTCTTTGCTAATTCAATATCAGGTTTTTCAGTAAATGTTTTTACTTTATAAAAATTATTTTCTTTTTTATCATCATCCATTTGGATATATCCGTATCCTGTATCAGGTCTGTTAGGCTTGATTCCCAGAGTTACAAGAATATCTTTTTGTGATGCAAAATTCATTGCACTTTTAACAGTATCAATAAAAACGGACTCATTAAGAATTAAATGATCTGAGGGGGCTATTACAACAACAGCTTCAGGGTCTTTCTGCTTGATTTTATAAACAGCATAAGCTATGCATGGGGCAGTGTTTCTGGCTATCGGTTCCAATAAAACTTGGTCGTCATTG carries:
- a CDS encoding mannose-1-phosphate guanylyltransferase, which produces MNKHFYTIIMAGGVGSRFWPLSKKKNPKQFLDVLNTGKSLFEATYSRFSQLCLKENIYIVANQDYDELIKQQIPGINDDQVLLEPIARNTAPCIAYAVYKIKQKDPEAVVVIAPSDHLILNESVFIDTVKSAMNFASQKDILVTLGIKPNRPDTGYGYIQMDDDKKENNFYKVKTFTEKPDIELAKKFVNSGEFSWNAGIFIWSVNSITKAFEENLHEVSSCFNSEENVYFTTKENDFIKNAYNSCPTISIDYGIMEKANNVYVTHGNFGWSDIGTWNSLFEFVEKDKNNNAIKGKYVFTRNTKDCIINVSNNKLIAVNNVENLIIVESDDIILVANKSDEQDIKHVVNEIKSKYREKFI